The following proteins are encoded in a genomic region of Danio rerio strain Tuebingen ecotype United States chromosome 16, GRCz12tu, whole genome shotgun sequence:
- the si:ch211-154o6.4 gene encoding PILR alpha-associated neural protein isoform X6, which produces MERCSISPHIGFIPLWSFLLVTVIFCTATGDTDDRKWEELAEMQMPVTAQASTTQLWAVDWGPTQPLEDETHHLMSSLETDSLKATTSEDWSHRRNAPVNQTQRPTAGEKTETEKQDTEEVDPQFYVTVTISSLLILSAVVISAKLCYDRSLSQRPPPLSLAIPRPIAQEDSRQTLHSTPSFPDRERIPVVNL; this is translated from the exons ATGGAGCGATG CTCCATCTCTCCCCACATTGGATTCATTCCCCTTTGGAGCTTCCTGCTGGTCACTGTCATTTTTTGCACTGCCACCGGTGACACAGATGACAGGAAGTGGGAGGAGTTGGCTGAAATGCAGATGCCAGTCACGGCGCAGGCCAGCACCACCCAGCTCTGGGCGGTGGACTGGGGTCCCACGCAGCCCCTGGAGGACGAGACCCATCATCTCATGTCCAGCCTGGAGACGGACAGTTTGAAGGCGACCACGTCCGAGGACTGGTCCCATCGTCGAaatgcgcctgtcaatcaaacaCAACGTCCGACTGCTGGAGAGAAGACGGAGACAGAGAAGCAGGACACAGAGGAAG TGGACCCACAGTTTTATGTGACGGTGACGATTTCATCTCTGCTGATTCTGTCCGCGGTCGTCATCTCAGCTAAACTCTG TTATGACCGCAGTCTCTCTCAGCGTCCCCCGCCGCTCTCTCTCGCCATCCCCCGACCCATCGCTCAGGAGGACAGCAGGCAGACTCTGCACAGCACTCCATCCTTCCCCGACAGAGAGAG GATACCGGTGGTCAATCTTTGA
- the si:ch211-154o6.4 gene encoding PILR alpha-associated neural protein precursor translates to MERCSISPHIGFIPLWSFLLVTVIFCTATGDTDDRKWEELAEMQMPVTAQASTTQLWAVDWGPTQPLEDETHHLMSSLETDSLKATTSEDWSHRRNAPVNQTQRPTAGEKTETEKQDTEEVDPQFYVTVTISSLLILSAVVISAKLCYDRSLSQRPPPLSLAIPRPIAQEDSRQTLHSTPSFPDRER, encoded by the exons ATGGAGCGATG CTCCATCTCTCCCCACATTGGATTCATTCCCCTTTGGAGCTTCCTGCTGGTCACTGTCATTTTTTGCACTGCCACCGGTGACACAGATGACAGGAAGTGGGAGGAGTTGGCTGAAATGCAGATGCCAGTCACGGCGCAGGCCAGCACCACCCAGCTCTGGGCGGTGGACTGGGGTCCCACGCAGCCCCTGGAGGACGAGACCCATCATCTCATGTCCAGCCTGGAGACGGACAGTTTGAAGGCGACCACGTCCGAGGACTGGTCCCATCGTCGAaatgcgcctgtcaatcaaacaCAACGTCCGACTGCTGGAGAGAAGACGGAGACAGAGAAGCAGGACACAGAGGAAG TGGACCCACAGTTTTATGTGACGGTGACGATTTCATCTCTGCTGATTCTGTCCGCGGTCGTCATCTCAGCTAAACTCTG TTATGACCGCAGTCTCTCTCAGCGTCCCCCGCCGCTCTCTCTCGCCATCCCCCGACCCATCGCTCAGGAGGACAGCAGGCAGACTCTGCACAGCACTCCATCCTTCCCCGACAGAGAGAGGTAA
- the si:ch211-154o6.4 gene encoding PILR alpha-associated neural protein isoform X5: protein MERCFSFSIPPSVFFVACLSFPPSSISPHIGFIPLWSFLLVTVIFCTATGDTDDRKWEELAEMQMPVTAQASTTQLWAVDWGPTQPLEDETHHLMSSLETDSLKATTSEDWSHRRNAPVNQTQRPTAGEKTETEKQDTEEVDPQFYVTVTISSLLILSAVVISAKLCYDRSLSQRPPPLSLAIPRPIAQEDSRQTLHSTPSFPDRERIPVVNL, encoded by the exons ATGGAGCGATG CTTTTCCTTTTCAATCCCTCCTTCCGTCTTTTTCGTTGCTTGTCTCTCCTTCCCTCCCAGCTCCATCTCTCCCCACATTGGATTCATTCCCCTTTGGAGCTTCCTGCTGGTCACTGTCATTTTTTGCACTGCCACCGGTGACACAGATGACAGGAAGTGGGAGGAGTTGGCTGAAATGCAGATGCCAGTCACGGCGCAGGCCAGCACCACCCAGCTCTGGGCGGTGGACTGGGGTCCCACGCAGCCCCTGGAGGACGAGACCCATCATCTCATGTCCAGCCTGGAGACGGACAGTTTGAAGGCGACCACGTCCGAGGACTGGTCCCATCGTCGAaatgcgcctgtcaatcaaacaCAACGTCCGACTGCTGGAGAGAAGACGGAGACAGAGAAGCAGGACACAGAGGAAG TGGACCCACAGTTTTATGTGACGGTGACGATTTCATCTCTGCTGATTCTGTCCGCGGTCGTCATCTCAGCTAAACTCTG TTATGACCGCAGTCTCTCTCAGCGTCCCCCGCCGCTCTCTCTCGCCATCCCCCGACCCATCGCTCAGGAGGACAGCAGGCAGACTCTGCACAGCACTCCATCCTTCCCCGACAGAGAGAG GATACCGGTGGTCAATCTTTGA
- the si:ch211-154o6.4 gene encoding PILR alpha-associated neural protein isoform X4, whose product MCSLFPISSFSFSIPPSVFFVACLSFPPSSISPHIGFIPLWSFLLVTVIFCTATGDTDDRKWEELAEMQMPVTAQASTTQLWAVDWGPTQPLEDETHHLMSSLETDSLKATTSEDWSHRRNAPVNQTQRPTAGEKTETEKQDTEEVDPQFYVTVTISSLLILSAVVISAKLCYDRSLSQRPPPLSLAIPRPIAQEDSRQTLHSTPSFPDRERIPVVNL is encoded by the exons ATGTGCTCACTTTTTCCGATCTCTAGCTTTTCCTTTTCAATCCCTCCTTCCGTCTTTTTCGTTGCTTGTCTCTCCTTCCCTCCCAGCTCCATCTCTCCCCACATTGGATTCATTCCCCTTTGGAGCTTCCTGCTGGTCACTGTCATTTTTTGCACTGCCACCGGTGACACAGATGACAGGAAGTGGGAGGAGTTGGCTGAAATGCAGATGCCAGTCACGGCGCAGGCCAGCACCACCCAGCTCTGGGCGGTGGACTGGGGTCCCACGCAGCCCCTGGAGGACGAGACCCATCATCTCATGTCCAGCCTGGAGACGGACAGTTTGAAGGCGACCACGTCCGAGGACTGGTCCCATCGTCGAaatgcgcctgtcaatcaaacaCAACGTCCGACTGCTGGAGAGAAGACGGAGACAGAGAAGCAGGACACAGAGGAAG TGGACCCACAGTTTTATGTGACGGTGACGATTTCATCTCTGCTGATTCTGTCCGCGGTCGTCATCTCAGCTAAACTCTG TTATGACCGCAGTCTCTCTCAGCGTCCCCCGCCGCTCTCTCTCGCCATCCCCCGACCCATCGCTCAGGAGGACAGCAGGCAGACTCTGCACAGCACTCCATCCTTCCCCGACAGAGAGAG GATACCGGTGGTCAATCTTTGA
- the si:ch211-154o6.4 gene encoding PILR alpha-associated neural protein isoform X8, translating into MQMPVTAQASTTQLWAVDWGPTQPLEDETHHLMSSLETDSLKATTSEDWSHRRNAPVNQTQRPTAGEKTETEKQDTEEVDPQFYVTVTISSLLILSAVVISAKLCYDRSLSQRPPPLSLAIPRPIAQEDSRQTLHSTPSFPDRERIPVVNL; encoded by the exons ATGCAGATGCCAGTCACGGCGCAGGCCAGCACCACCCAGCTCTGGGCGGTGGACTGGGGTCCCACGCAGCCCCTGGAGGACGAGACCCATCATCTCATGTCCAGCCTGGAGACGGACAGTTTGAAGGCGACCACGTCCGAGGACTGGTCCCATCGTCGAaatgcgcctgtcaatcaaacaCAACGTCCGACTGCTGGAGAGAAGACGGAGACAGAGAAGCAGGACACAGAGGAAG TGGACCCACAGTTTTATGTGACGGTGACGATTTCATCTCTGCTGATTCTGTCCGCGGTCGTCATCTCAGCTAAACTCTG TTATGACCGCAGTCTCTCTCAGCGTCCCCCGCCGCTCTCTCTCGCCATCCCCCGACCCATCGCTCAGGAGGACAGCAGGCAGACTCTGCACAGCACTCCATCCTTCCCCGACAGAGAGAG GATACCGGTGGTCAATCTTTGA
- the cops7a gene encoding COP9 signalosome complex subunit 7a encodes MEVDQLLSLSGSALAQAISSILETPGLYVFSDILELPNVRELETGPHAPVYQLLNLFAYGTYCDYKERTASLPELTPAQRNKLRHLSIISLASNLKCLPYSLLLQQLELKNVRELEDLLIEAIYSDIIHGKLDQRNQQVEVDCSIGRDLGPNELPNIANTLQEWCAGCEAVLCGIEEQVSRANQYRESQLKVKVQVETEVSNLQKTLKASSASPSSGPAPAGAASNQDADQPAEPRDPASSQEPRQPGKKSSKVKGLRGSGKIWSKSN; translated from the exons ATGGAGGTGGATCAGCTACTGTCTCTCTCAGGTTCAGCTTTGGCTCAGGCTATCAGCTCTATACTGGAAACACCAGGCCTCTACGTGTTCTCAGACATATTAGAACTGCCCAACGTCCGTGAG tTGGAGACGGGTCCCCACGCTCCAGTCTACCAGCTCCTGAATCTTTTTGCGTATGGAACCTACTGCGACTATAAAG AGAGAACGGCTTCACTTCCTGAACTCACACCCGCCCAGAGGAACAAACTTCGTCATCTGTCAATCATCAGCCTGGCCTCTAATCTGAAG TGTCTGCCATATTCACTACTGCTCCAGCAGTTAGAGCTGAAGAATGTGCGTGAGCTGGAAGATCTGCTGATTGAGGCCATTTACAGTGACATTATCCATGGGAAACTGGACCAGAGGAACCAGCAGGTCGAGGTAGATTGCAGTATAGGTCGAGATCTGGGTCCCAACGAATTACCAAACATTGCCAACACACTGCAAGagtg GTGTGCAGGCTGTGAAGCAGTTCTGTGTGGCATTGAAGAACAGGTGTCAAGAGCCAACCAGTACAGAGAAAGCCAGCTCAAGGTCAAAGTTCAAGTGGAAACAGAG GTATCAAACCTACAAAAAACCCTCAAGGCAAGTTCTGCTTCTCCATCATCTGGCCCCGCCCCTGCCGGAGCAGCATCCAATCAAGATGCAGATCAGCCCGCTGAGCCAAGAGATCCTGCTTCCTCTCAAGAGCCACGGCAACCAGGAAAAAAGAGTTCAAAGGTCAAAGG CCTCCGTGGGAGCGGAAAGATTTGGTCAAAGTCTAACTGA